The stretch of DNA TTTGACCGGTTTAGTAGTCTAAATAGTATGTAATCTTAATCGGACTGGTAAGAGATCCGATACACTAATTTTTCGACCAAATCGGCCAATCCAGTCCGAGTTTAATAACAATGCTGTCACCTATATCTTTGCTTTTCCCATATTCCTTATTGTCCGTATCTTCTTTCCCCTTTGTGATTCATGTAGTCTTGAGTGGCCACTGCGGCTGAAACCACCCTTCATGTGGCAGATGACGGGTGGAGATTCCTTGATAACTtggagaaaacaaaaagaaaaaactttgGGCGCTCGTTATTTAGTAAAACAACTGATCAAGTAGTGGTATTTTTCTCGATTCTAACAGTTGTTTAATCAACTCATTCTATATTGTGTGAAGCATGATAAGTGTATCCAAATTGATACATGGGCCTATATTTCAGAAATTATATAGAGAAGCAACCTATTGTTCACATTTCACTAGTAAAAAGCTCATCATCAGTGTGTTTAAGCTTAGTATGACTTCCTTTTTTACAAAGGAAATCTATGCAGCCAGGAATATTTCAAGAAAGACTATGCTCTTCATACTTAACATTGTTTTTCAATCTGAGATTTTACAAACTGTATATATTTTCTTGCCAATCTTACACTCAATTCCTTTGAATTTACAGCTAAAAATAGATTTGTTTGGGGATTTCGCAACGCAGTTCTTTGATACCTCGTTTACAGTATTCTTTAGGGAATGGCTTATGTCACCCAATGCCCATGCTAATGATATGTGAGGCCGTGGATCCTGTAGACAGTAGGTCTAGTTGTAATATGAGggaaaaggataaaaataaaataaaattaaacatgaaTTCTTGATATAGATCCTGTAGAAAGTAGGTCTAGTTTGTCAGagaaaaatcaagaaattggagagagagagagagagagaagattatACCTTGTAAAATTCAGGAAGGCTATGAAGCTTATAAATTGCATTGATCAATTCAATTTGCTTTGTTATCTGAAAATCATTGAAAAGGAAACACGTTTCATATACATCACAACTAAATAGGATGAAGTAACTGGATCAAAAGAGGGCAAATTAGGACAACAAGCACAATGAATGAAAGAATGTAAAACTATCATGCTAGAGAATAGTAAGAAAAATGACTTCTGATTATGTTGCAAGTTACAACAATATGTTACTACTAGTATTTGATCTGATAACTAGTACATATAGGGTATTAGTCTATTGTATGGTACAACATTATCCATCGGAAACCTATTCAGATCTGAGTACTGTTCACCGGTTTCGGAGGTGGAGCACCCTCTGTTAGATGCTATGTCTTCCAGTAGAGATCAGGTTTCCAGTGCCGGCTGATTCAGTTAAGACTCCAGCAAATTTCGGTTTGATATCCTCCTCCTCTGAATGATCTAACTTCTAACATCTAACATCACCTTCGAGCAGGTGAGGCGGACAACAGTTTCAATTTTGTTATCAGTGAGATTTCCAGTAAATTCAGATTCAGTTTGGTTCTTCTGTCTTTGATGTTTGTGATAGAAACAGGCTTGGCTTGGTTTATAGGAGGAAAGGTAAGGAGTTGATGGGCTGATTTTTCACTGCTTTCCCCGCTTAATTCATAATTGTTGCTAGATGGCTGTTTGTTGGCTCTTTTAAGCTAGTTTAGAAGGTTTAGGAGCAGTAGTGCTAGGCCTAGCTGCTGCCTATAAATACTAGGCGTGGGTTAGTTAGAAAATTCTATTCAGTTTGTTAGTTCAGGAGAGGAAAATTCTCTCCAGAGTTGGTTAGATCCAACAGTGTACTTCAATAAGGGATTGTGATTTACAATCCCTAGTTCATCAATAAAATCCCCTAATTCTGCTAGTACCTTGATCCTATCATTTTGGTTTTGGCTTCCTGTTGTTAGCATCTTGACAATGTTTAATTTTAGCTTGATTTTAACCCGAAGGATCATATTGGAAGGTTTGTGGCACAATCTATGTGGAAAAAGGAAATTTTATCAAGAGAGAAAAGAATGTACAGAAGAGGATGATACATTCCCACATAGATATAGAATATACGGCTCACAAAACTGACAAGACAATATGATGAAAGCATGCCAAGGAAGATTATTAAACAAAGTACTATATCTTCAGCACTGAAGGGAACCTCAGAATGAAGTATACCCCGGAAGGAACAAAATCAATAGTCAAGAAGGAAGTATACTTCAGAGTCCCTTTCCAACCAAATATATCAATGCACAGCAAGAATTGTGTTGTAGGATCCAAAACCTCTCATTTTGTTCACGAAAGCTTACGCAAATCAATAGAGCAAACTCATGATTCTCTAAAGATACGGAAACATCTAATACAAAGAGATCTCACCATAGGAtaatgccaaaaaaaaaaaaaaagcttacaTCTGAAATCTAGACAACAACACTATAGATATGTTAGAAGACAACGCAAGGAGAGGCCTGTGATTTTGGAGCATATCATATGGTAAATCCTATTAAAAGCTGCAGTTCTATGCTTTCACCTTGCATTTTGATttccttttttaattattatcaagTTAGCTAATATCGTTATAATATATGTTTAACTCTATTTTCTAGATACTTTATCTACATGTATACAGATATTCTGTTGTTCAATATAATATAGCATTCTATCAACTATTCATTTGCATGATACTCTCATATGCAGTAACTTCTTGAGCCGTGCCATTTTCCTTGCAAGTTGCAAGACTATGAGAAAAAAAGATATCCTCATTGTGTGAAGAACATATTTAAAAGGTTTATTGTACAGGGTATTGGCAGTTTTAAATTTCATCCTTGATGTATTTTAGTTTCGTCATGTCACCATTACCCATTATTAGCCTGAGTTTTATGGCCCTCAAGCTTTACCAATATTCTACCCAACAGATTTATATAGAAAACAAATGAAATATAAATACCCAGCCATTAATGTCATCAGCAATGCAATATTTAAATCCAACTGATGACTTGGTGCAAAAATAGAACTCAAGAAATATAGGGccattgaaaaaggaaagaaagggcTGCAAAGCAAACCTCTACTAAACCTCCTTGAACAACTTCTAAGGAGAGAAAGGTGCGTGTATGATCATCATTTACGAATACCTCCCACTGGTTGAAGTCAATCCAATAACTACTTCAAAACAAGATAAGTTAAAATAAGAAGGTCAGTTGGATAGATACATGTTTCATTTTCATAAtagaataacaataaaaaataactgaCTGGTGTCGTGTTTGAAGTTTCTGTCGAAGCATTGAGACCACTGAGTCAATTTGATGAACCCCTATTGGAACAGTTCGTCCCAAACTTATGTGAAACTCCCTTCCCAAGGCAACCTGTTCAAGCTTCTCATCACTTTTGCAGAGGACTTTAAGTGGGAGATCAACGTCAACAACATGAAGATTAGGTTCCTGAGAGGTGACTTTCTTCAAGAAAGTGGCTATTTCTTTTTTTGATGAAGATGAAATATGAACTGCAAAGAACAATAGCAATCTGAGTCCAACATAACTGAATATTATATAGAATAACTCAAAAAACTTTTGAGAACATTGTGAAGGCTATTGAAGTCATAGGAAGAATCATCCAAGTTTAAAATGGGCTTGGCTCAGGGATTACCCAGAAAAAATATGCAGAGACTAAATCACTTTTCGTCCACTTATATTCACATTCTAATCAAACAAATGCCCAATAAATAACAAGGAGATGACTACAAAATTTAGAGGAATATTATTATGTTAACTAGCATTCAAGCATTGAACCGAACAATTACGACTATTGACCACTATCTTTGCCTAAAGGATTAAACTCTTGAATGGAAGAAAATAACTAGTTCATATAGGGATCATATAATATCTAGTATCATGAGAAGAACCATTTCACCAAAAGCAATAAATGATTTTTGATCTTAACACTACCCATGATAAAATTAAGGAAACCAAAACTTGAATAAGACATGCTAACATTCTTAACATAGGGAACAGTATAGCAAGATCTAATCCATAAACTAGCAATACTTTCCATGAACAAGTACTACAGAACAATTTCAACATCATATCCATAAGGATTCCATAATGTCTAAGTCTAGTTCTTTCTGTTCAAATCCTAACAGAATGTTCTCCAATGATTTTTCTACTTTTCTCTGGCTAATCAATAAGTTTCTACTTGGTAATTCCTAGGTGGAACTCTAAAATAATATCAAGTCCACCGGATGATTATTCCTTTTGAAATTTGATCCTGCACATGCAAAACAATTTTGGAGTTCCTTTTCGTTTATGCTTTCTTCTAAAATCACTACAGTACATCATAATATTTCTCCTACCCCTTCttcaattaattacaaaatttagaGGAAAAGAAATCCACCAGACCCTCGCTATAACAATATTTCTAAGGCTCCTTCCAAGACAACTCACCACCAGAGGCCAACAAAGgggaaaaaagatgaaaaatgaaATATAGCGGATAAGACTGTGCTTGTTAATGGAAATCAGACAAGGAGACCATAATCCACTTACTTGGTATGTATACATGTAGGACATAGTTACCATCAACATGAGGGAAACTCCTAACTCTAGTTGTCTGTCCTATTTCCAGATCTTGAGAACCTTCATCAACAAAACAGTGAATTTGTCATCCAAATCACCATGCACAATCATCATACATGcacatgtaaaaaaataaagtaaaagttTGTTCAACtgcaaattttaataaaatttgaaacataTTCTAAGGTTGGTGCAATTAATGAATGTTACAAATTTCTTCATGTATCATCAACCCTCAACCTATCCAAGTAAGACCATATTCCATTCTCTGTTGTACTTTTGTTAAACAACAGCAATGCCTACGACCAACCAAaacgaaaaacaaaaacaaaaacaataccTTATAAATAAATAGTGACTTGTCACATATCACATATCACATATCACATGTTTAACACATTCATACTTAAATCTCTTTTGTTATGGGATGAATAGAACTCTGATGCCCTTTTGTTACAAgctgaaagaaaataaacttagAACCAACCATACCAAGCAAACTTAGAGGGTCAAGGAGTGAGATAGGAGGTGGTGGCAACAGTGTGAATTCTTCGGAGCGAGCTTTAGTTGTACATGAAGGGGCAGCTTCAGAATCCGAATCAGAAGATCCATCCCCATAACAAGCCTTCAGTGCCTCCATTGGCTTAATACTCACAGTATAGCAAGGGCGCTGAGTGTGAAACCTGAAATTAATATCACAAGAAACCAAAGTAACAAAAGGGCTTACATTGACATATTTTCCTGGCAAATTCAATTCAACCCgataaaagaaaaacatattGGAACTAAAGAAAAGGATCAGACTCGTATTCTAAGACAACATGCACAAGGCAACAGTGACAAAGACACAGAG from Arachis duranensis cultivar V14167 chromosome 4, aradu.V14167.gnm2.J7QH, whole genome shotgun sequence encodes:
- the LOC107482809 gene encoding uncharacterized protein LOC107482809 isoform X2, which gives rise to MFFFYRVELNLPGKYVNVSPFVTLVSCDINFRFHTQRPCYTVSIKPMEALKACYGDGSSDSDSEAAPSCTTKARSEEFTLLPPPPISLLDPLSLLGSQDLEIGQTTRVRSFPHVDGNYVLHVYIPIHISSSSKKEIATFLKKVTSQEPNLHVVDVDLPLKVLCKSDEKLEQVALGREFHISLGRTVPIGVHQIDSVVSMLRQKLQTRHHYWIDFNQWEVFVNDDHTRTFLSLEVVQGGLVEITKQIELINAIYKLHSLPEFYKDPRPHISLAWALGDISHSLKNTVNEVSKNCVAKSPNKSIFSCKFKGIECKIGKKIYTVCKISD
- the LOC107482809 gene encoding uncharacterized protein LOC107482809 isoform X1 yields the protein MFFFYRVELNLPGKYVNVSPFVTLVSCDINFRFHTQRPCYTVSIKPMEALKACYGDGSSDSDSEAAPSCTTKARSEEFTLLPPPPISLLDPLSLLGSQDLEIGQTTRVRSFPHVDGNYVLHVYIPIHISSSSKKEIATFLKKVTSQEPNLHVVDVDLPLKVLCKSDEKLEQVALGREFHISLGRTVPIGVHQIDSVVSMLRQKLQTRHHSYWIDFNQWEVFVNDDHTRTFLSLEVVQGGLVEITKQIELINAIYKLHSLPEFYKDPRPHISLAWALGDISHSLKNTVNEVSKNCVAKSPNKSIFSCKFKGIECKIGKKIYTVCKISD